From the genome of Papaver somniferum cultivar HN1 chromosome 2, ASM357369v1, whole genome shotgun sequence, one region includes:
- the LOC113351540 gene encoding uncharacterized protein C6orf132 homolog, giving the protein MILSEPFIPGILLNNTAKSWVQFSYEHLPTLFYRCGLIGHISDECPVFISTQHALQDTNHPLFPYHRLNSKMRASRPKPQFSYLSSTSYYRPTTISSSTPPPKLNPTLTPVNPLPNQSPKFQQQSPTPPPPYSTPPTPPKSTIVRPLPTILKPCMNQQSTNWTPPKLHQSYPIAGTDSRPSLSSSGKYASSSTDKRKNDEIMSALQKGKGHPEIGSGLGSGFKIFELEASTHKEVSSACRKASSSTHIPNPLLGGPIHFGIPIPNPETTTHQSLQLWIRGKTLDNALDVPHTIVSMVITEVDGIPHVKVTHNLVQPPEPNPEPSPEKFLDPKLQTYKRREQHQRKGTPKHLDLPPTPDFAAQPPQPKARKILSLSTLQPESTISFQHQYEVPTTRSRKARESQNASQYNQQEDKGKSTTAEEKGNTASTKISPAWQLSLDEEETGARASSYSKRATGKSQGSQKQ; this is encoded by the exons ATGATTCTCTCTGAACCGTTCATACCTGGTATATTGTTGAATAATACAGCCAAATCATGGGTACAATTTTCATATGAGCACCTTCCAACACTCTTCTATAGGTGTGGACTCATTGGACATATCTCTGATGAATGCCCAGTGTTCATTAGTACTCAACATGCACTACAGGATACCAACCATCCTCTATTTCCTTACCACCGACTCAACAGTAAGATGAGAGCTTCTAGACCAAAACCTCAATTCTCATACCTGTCATCCACCTCTTATTACCGTCCCACTACAATttcatcatcaacaccaccacccaaGCTAAACCCAACCCTCACCCCTGTAAACCCTTTGCCAAATCAATCACCAAAATTTCAACAACAATCACCAACACCGCCACCCCCTTACTCAACACCACCAACTCCTCCGAAAAGTACTATTGTTCGCCCGCTACCGACTATACTGAAGCCATGCATGAATCAACAAAGTACAAACTGGACCCCGCCAAAACTACATCAATCATATCCCATTGCAGGTACTGACAGCAGGCCATCACTATCCAGCAGCGGAAAATATGCAAGTTCTTCTACTGACAAAAGAAAGAACGATGAAATCATGTCCGCTCTGCAAAAAGGTAAGGGTCACCCAGAAATCGGATCCGGACTCGGATCTGGGTTCAAAATCTTCGAACTCGAGGCATCTACTCACAAGGAAGTGAGCTCGGCATGTAGAAAAGCCTCATCATCAACCCACATCCCAAACCCGTTGCTAGGCGGTCCAATCCACTTTGGCATACCTATACCAAACCCAGAAACCACAACCCATCAAAGTCTTCAACTATGGATAAGGGGAAAG ACTCTGGATAATGCTCTAGATGTGCCGCACACAATTGTCAGTATGGTGATCACAGAAGTTGATGGGATCCCACATGTGAAAGTAACTCACAATCTAGTTCAACCACCGGAACCAAATCCAGAACCATCTCCAGAGAAATTTCTTGACCCAAAGTTGCAAACATATAAAAGGAGAGAACAGCACCAAAGAAAAGGAACCCCAAAACATCTCGACCTTCCACCAACTCCAGATTTTGCAGCTCAGCCACCACAACCAAAAGCAAGAAAAATTCTTTCACTTTCCACGCTACAACCTGAGTCAACCATATCCTTCCAACATCAATATGAAGTGCCCACAACAAGGAGTAGGAAAGCCAGAGAATCACAGAATGCATCACAGTACAACCAACAGGAAGACAAAGGAAAATCAACAACTGCGGAAGAAAAAGGCAACACAGCCTCCACCAAAATATCTCCAGCTTGGCAGCTATCTCTTGATGAAGAAGAGACTGGTGCAAGAGCTTCAAGTTACAGCAAGAGAGCAACTGGCAAGAGCCAGGGCTCGCAAAAGCAATGA